Proteins encoded within one genomic window of Rhinolophus sinicus isolate RSC01 linkage group LG14, ASM3656204v1, whole genome shotgun sequence:
- the GJA8 gene encoding gap junction alpha-8 protein: MGDWSFLGNILEEVNEHSTVVGRVWLTVLFIFRILILGTAAEFVWGDEQADFVCNTQQPGCENVCYDQAFPISHVRLWVLQIIFVSTPSLVYVGHAMHRVRVEEKRKEREAEELCQLVAGDRGDRLPLPADQGSMKKSCSSSSKGTKKFRLEGTLLRTYICHIVFKTLFEVGFIVGHYYLYGFRILPLYRCSRWPCPNVVDCFVSRPTEKTIFILFMLSVASVSLFLNLLEMSHLGLKTIRAAFKRPAEQPLGEIPDKSLHSIAVSSIQTAKGYQLLEEEKIVSHYFPLTEVGVVETSPLSAKTFSHLGEKMGTGPLGDLSPAYQETLPSYAQVGAQEVEGEEQPKEGGAGPKVGEKGQEAERMSREEGQETLAELEGEKVETPGVGKESEKEVTNQGLPAEKAPSLCPELTGDDTRPLSRLSKASSRARSDDLTV, translated from the coding sequence ATGGGCGACTGGAGTTTCCTGGGGAACATCTTGGAGGAGGTGAATGAGCACTCCACGGTCGTCGGCCGGGTGTGGCTCACCGTGCTTTTCATCTTCCGCATCCTGATCCTCGGCACGGCCGCAGAATTCGTGTGGGGCGACGAGCAGGCCGACTTCGTGTGCAACACGCAGCAGCCGGGCTGCGAGAACGTCTGCTACGACCAGGCCTTCCCCATCTCCCACGTCCGTCTGTGGGTGCTGCAGATCATCTTCGTGTCCACGCCGTCGCTCGTGTACGTGGGCCACGCCATGCACCGCGTGCGCGTGGAGGAGAAGCGGAAGGAGCGCGAGGCCGAGGAGCTGTGCCAGCTGGTGGCGGGTGACCGTGGCGACAGGCTGCCGCTCCCCGCCGACCAGGGCAGCATGAAGAagagctgcagcagcagcagcaaaggcACCAAGAAGTTCCGGCTGGAGGGGACCCTGCTGAGGACCTACATCTGCCACATCGTCTTCAAGACCCTCTTCGAGGTGGGCTTCATCGTGGGCCACTACTACCTGTATGGGTTCCGGATCCTGCCCCTCTATCGCTGCAGCCGGTGGCCCTGCCCCAACGTGGTGGACTGTTTCGTGTCCCGGCCCACCGAGAAAACCATCTTCATCCTGTTCATGTTGTCTGTGGCTTCTGTGTCCCTGTTCCTCAATCTTCTGGAGATGAGCCACCTGGGCCTGAAGACAATCCGAGCTGCCTTCAAGAGGCCCGCGGAGCAGCCGCTGGGGGAGATCCCCGACAAGTCCCTCCACTCCATCGCTGTCTCCTCCATCCAGACAGCCAAGGGCTACCAGCTTCTCGAAGAAGAGAAAATCGTGTCCCACTATTTCCCTTTGACTGAGGTCGGCGTGGTGGAGACCAGCCCACTGTCTGCCAAGACTTTCAGTCACTTGGGGGAGAAGATGGGCACAGGGCCCCTTGGGGACCTCTCCCCGGCTTATCAAGAGACACTGCCTTCCTACGCTCAGGTGGGAGCACAGGAAGTGGAGGGGGAGGAGCAGCCTAAGGAGGGGGGAGCAGGACCCAAGGTTGGGGAGAAagggcaggaagcagagagaatgaGCAGGGAAGAAGGGCAGGAGACCTTGGCAGAGCTGGAGGGGGAGAAAGTGGAAACCCCTGGAGTGGGGAAGGAGAGTGAGAAAGAGGTGACAAACCAAGGGTTGCCGGCTGAGAAGGCACCTTCCCTGTGTCCAGAGCTGACAGGGGATGACACCAGACCCCTGAGCAGGCTGAGCAAAGCCAGCAGCAGGGCCCGGTCAGATGACCTCACCGTGTGA